ATTTTCTTGTTCTGAGAACAGATTGCGTTGATCATACAAAAGAAAGGTTTTATGCTAACAATGGGCCATCATTACATCTCATTTTGATTGAGTTGTATAAAAGGGCCCAGTACATTACTGCAAATGAAGTCTCTGGAACAGAAATTTTGAGATCACCACACGAATTGGACAGAATGGGAAAGGTGAAATTAATTTATGTTTGATTTATTTTAAATTAATATCTTTGAACATGTGCAGCCTTAGCTAAGACATGGCTATTTTTTCAGGTTATCTTCTACGAGGACAGGAACTTCCAGGGGCGGCACTATGAGTGCAGCAGTGACTGTGCCGACCTGTCCCCTTACTTCAGCCGTTGTAACTCCATCCGTGTTGAGGGTGGCTGCTGGGTGGTGTATGAGAAACCCAATTACATGGGATACCAGTATGTTCTGACCAAGGGAGAATACCCTGACTACCAGCGCTGGATGGGATTCAATGACAACATTAGGTCATGTCGCACTTATTCATATGTAAGTTTAAATTTCTTGAATGAATTTTAGAACTTTCTGCATTTTTGAATTTCCATTTTTTTCTCTTGATCTGTTATTATATCAGATGTAGCGGGCCCTGTAATGTGTTGGATGGTTACAAAACACTGAAGGAATTGCATTCAGAGCATAGCTGCCAGAACCATTTAGCTCTTGAGaatgttctgtcattcaataagataatgccTGACCTGCAATCCAACTTCATATCCCTTGGACTAGTATCCTTAAATATTGTTGGATAACAAAAGTCTATGAAGCTCAGAATTAAAACTAAAAATTGATCCATCAATTGATGTTTGTTGAAGAGAGTTGTAAACTTCTGTAGCACTTTGTTAACAGAAATCTTTTGGAATTTCATCCATGAAACATTTGATTCAAATTTTTGGCTTGTGTCCCCCAGTACTGGCCTCCTTAATTAGCGGAAATAATTTCTTTGCATCTATGCTTAATAGCTGGAAAACTTTGATTAAATCACTCCTTAACCCTTTAAACTTGCAGGgaataaaaaaaactttatttGTATAATCTTAGAGTCCAGGTGTCAGTTTGGTAAATTTTGGTAAATACTCCCACCAATATCCTTGTAAAGTGGGTAGCAGCCAGAACTGCTCCTAATACCTCAGGTGTGGCCCAACCAGCATAGCTGAAGCATAACTTCAACCTGCATGTATCCTCAATGTAATTTGTGCCTGTTGATTATATGGATCTTTGTTCTTGGACTTTTAAGTCTCTTTTGGTTTCTACGCTCTTTAGCATTTTGACACTCAGAAAGTACTCAAATTTATCCTTGTTTAGTCCAAAATTTTCTTGACATTGAAATCAATTTGCCAGTGTTTAATTTAGTAATATCCATTTTTAATTTAATGTTGACTTTTTCTTGTCCTACTTGGAGCTGAAATATTTAAAGCATATGTGGGTTTCAGCACTTTAAGTAGTCATTAGTTGATCACTTAAGAGCCTCAGTTGGAGCTGAGCTGGAAAACTGACGCTAGACCCTTCCCACCCGGAACTTAATTTAGGCAAAGGGTACACGAGTCTGCTTACATCCCATTAATTAAAGTTCACTTCCCACCTCCAAGTCTGCCACTTTCATGGAGGGAAAGACTAGATAAAGAGAAACAGGATAAGTATGAAGAAAATATTTATTTTGAACTTGACATTTTGAAAATCTCCTACAATTTATTATCTTCAGGAATTAAGTTGGACCGATTAAACCGATCCCTTTCTAGTTCAGTGTGTGCCCTTAGGCATTGCATTAACAATGATCAGAGATTGTTAAATTCATTGTGGTTGAGTTCCAGTTCTCACGTTATGCAGGGAGTTTAATGAAAAATTAAGTAATTGAGTAAAATAAGTGCACCAGTGCCTTCTAAAGGTTCACAGCTAATGATCTAACTCTTAATCTCTTGAAGTTGCTAGTTGCTTTGTGCATTAATAATGGCGTGTGCTATTAACAAAGTCTTATTTTCAAAGTAAAATTCAACACATTGTTTTTGGCAAGTTTTGTCTCTCTTTTATTTGCATGTTGTTTTATTTACATTAGTGTTTTTGGTTTAATGGTTTTCTAAATTCTATAGTCCAGTGATGGCTCCTACAGAATGAAAATTTACGAGAGGCCTGACTTTGGAGGACAGATGATGGAATTCATGGATGACTGTCCATCTGTCTACGATCGTTTCCGTTACCGTGACATCCACTCCTGCCACGTGATGGATGGTTACTGGATCTTCTATGAACATCCCGATTACAGAGGGCGACAGTACTTCATGAGACCTGGTGAATACAAGAAGTTTAGTGACTGGGGAGCAACTTGCCCAACAATTGGATCTTTCCGCCGTGTAATGGATTTCTAAATATTTTGAAAAGCTCAATGCTGGTTCAGAAATAAACACAGTTTTGACTGCTACAATTATGAGTCTTCCATTCGTCTTTATCAAGTAATGCAAATATTTCACAATATTTTAAACTTTAAACTCTGTATTTAGACAGTATCCCATTTCTACTACATTGAATCATGACCGGATGGCAGTCCTGTAGATTACGTTTAGTTTGTTAAACCAGTACGGCATTTGATGGCCTCCAGACAGCTCGGCAGCTCTtgatgccttttggaaattccaGTTAGCCCCTGAAAATTGGTCTGAATAGACCTTTAAAGAACCTTAACTGGCCTATCCTTGCTATTTGCCTAGTCCAGTTTGTAGAAGTGCAGCCTCACTGCTGAAAATAGCACGCTGCTGTGTCTTCAGATGGAAGATACACGTGTAGTCAATGGAAAGTCCAGAAACCAGGCTCCGGGATGATGTTATCTGCATGTTTAAAGTATGTCTGGCAGTGGACAAACTTCCTAGTGATGCTTACTAGTTACAATGATTATAGCGAGGATGTCAGTGCTAAATTGCTGCACCCCTCAGCAGGAGGTCCAAGTTTGTGTGAGTCTAGCACTACTTGATGATAACCTGTACTACATCAAACCAGCAGGAGGTGGCAGTGGTGAAAGAGAAGAGAGTAACCACAAAAGTTTCAGCATGGCCCAGGCTTCCTTAAAGCAGGCCCAGAGGCTTTGATGCAGAAAGAAGTGCACACAAGGAGAGAAGGCATTTTCCCACTGAGGTCCAGGAGACGTTCCTGAAAATTACTGAGAAAGGTTACGGGTGCAGGCAGTCATTGCAGTGAGTATTAATAGTGTCACAGCATGAACCTGAATGCAATGTGGAAAGAAGTTTAATAGCCTCGTGCATGTCATGAAATCTAtaatggggatgggggtggggtaaaTGAGAGAATAAAGAGAAAGCCTGTTTAACCAGGAGACAATCCTGCAGAGCTACGCTTTCTCCTCCCTCTTCCAAATTCTCCTTCCATCTGGATGCCGTTCTCTGGTCTCTTAACTTCATGGAatgtttatggaatccctgcagtgtgtggaaacaggcccttcaggtcaacaagtccacactgaccctccatatttcacccagacctattcccctaccttattactctactttacccctgactaatacccctaacttacacatccatgaacactatggacaatttatcatggccaattcacctaacctgcgcatctttggattgtgggaggaaaccggagtacccagaggaaacccacgcagacacggggagaacgtgcaaactccacaacacAGTTgaccgaggttggaatcaaatctggattcctggtgctgtgagtgagcagtgctaaccactgagccaccatgccacccttcttTGACATTTTCATCGTGAACAGCCAGCTAATGAGAGACACTGGTGATCTCAAGTTCTCTGCTTCCCTCATTCACCCTAAATTATCTTTCTCTGAATCTGCAGCGCTCAGTTATCTCAGGTCCAAATCTATCATGTTGATCAATTCTGCACAGCGTTTTTCTACCTCAGACGCAAGACCTATAAGCAGCACCTGTTTGTCCTGGTAAGCGTACTGTTTCCAGCTATTCCTGCCAGATTACGGATTTCTTTCTTTTGCCAACTCCTTTTTGGCCTCATATTATGTCTCTCCCGGTCTAGATCCACGACCTTCCACCATTTTAACAGTATCCCATTCACTGACCCTAACGATCTCGTTTTTTTATGATGAATGTGCAATTCAGAGCCCTAACCAAAGCTAACCCTAACCCATCCAaacaggttagattagattacttacagtgtggaaacaggcccttcggcccaacaagtccacaccgccccgccgaagcgcaacccacccatacccctacatttaccccttacctaacactacgggcaatttagcatggccaattcacctgacctgcacatctttggactgtgggaggaaaccggagcacccggaggaaacccacgcagacatggggagaacgtgcaaacgccacacagttagtcacctgaggtgggaattgaacccggatctctggcgctgtgaggcagcagtgctaaccactgtgccaccgtgccgcccactgtctGACAGCTTCTCTCTTGAACAGAAGCTCAGCCAGTGTCCATTCCTCATCACCTTCCTCTGCTTGCATGAACACATTTTCACATTAAAACTATCAGTcagttgggagaaagtgagcactgcaggtgTTGGAGATCGGTTTCAAAGAatgtgtgctggaaaaacacaaccggttaggcagcatccgaggagcaggagaatcgacattttgagcataagctcttcatcaggaatgaggatgtgGCCCAAGGAGACTGAAAGATAAATggcagggggaaggtagctgagaatgcactCGGTAGATGAAATAGGGATGAAGGTactaggtcggagaggaggatggagcggataggtgggaaggaagatgaacaggtaggacaggtcaaaggGATGATGCCAAGCTAGAAGGCTGGATCTGAGAAAGatttccacacccccccccccccccactttatcccagatccaaccttccaactcagcactgccctcttgacctgcttTTCctattcatcttccttcccagttatctgctccacccttctctctgacctatcaccttcacccctacttcatctacctatcacattctcagctacctaccCCACCAACTCCATCCCCTTCCATTTGTCTATCAGCCAGTTGGATTCatatctgtcattgggaaaatggtGGAATCCATTATTCAGAAGGTGGGAGCAGATCATTTAGAAAATCATGATATAATTGGGCACAATCAAATCGGTTGATGAAACGCATATCATGTTTGACAATTTCATTAGAGTTGTTTGAAGATGTGGAACGTTTGGACAAGTTGTCCATGTATCCATTGGAgtttatgagaaagtgaggactgcagatgctggagatcagagctgaaaatgtgttgctggaaaagcgccgcaggtcaggcagcatccaaggagcaggagaatcgatatttcgggcatgagcccttcttcaggaatgaggagggtgtgccaagcaggctaagataaaaggtagggaggagggacttgggggaggggcgttggaaatgcgataggtggaaggaggttaaggtgagggtgataggccggagtgggggtgggggcggagaggtcgggaagaagattgcagttaggaaggtggtgctgagttcgagggttgggactgagacaaggtggggggcagggaaatgaggaaactggagaaatctgagttcgtcccttgtggttggagggttcctagacggaagatgaggcgctcttcctccagctctTATGTTGCTatgaggagtccaaggacctgcatgtccttggtggagtgggagggggagttgaagtgttgagccacggggtggttgggttggttggtccgggtgtcccagaggtgttatttgaaacgttccacaagtaggcggcctgtctacccaatatagaggaggccacatcgggtgcagcagatgcagtaaatgatgtgtgtggaggtgcaggtgaatttgtggcagatatggaaggatcccttggagggaagtaatgggggaggtgtgggtgcaagttttgcatttcttacggttgcaggggaaggtgcccggagtggaggttgggttggtgggaggtgtggacctgacgagggagtcacggagggagtggtcttttcggaacgctgatggggaggggaggtAAATATATCCCAGGTGGTGGGgcccatttggaggtggtggaaatgacgacggatgatacgatgtatatggaggttagtggagtggtaggtgaggaccagtggggttctgtcatggtggcggttggaggggcggggctcaaggccGGAGGAGTggcaagtggaggagatgtggtggagggcatcgtcgatcacgtctggggggaatttgcggtctttgaagaaggaggccatctgggttgttcggtattggaactggtcctcctgggagcagatgcggcagagacgaaggaattgggaatatggaatggcgtttttacagggggcagggtgggaggaggtgtagtctaggtagctgtgggagtcggtcggtttatagtaaatatccgtgttgattcggtcatcTGAGAtaaaaatggagaggtctaggaaggggagagaggagtctgagacgatccaggtaaatttgaagttagggtggaaggtgttggtaaagtggatgaacagttcaacctcctcgtgggagcacgaggctgcgccaatacagtcatcgatgtagcggaggaaaaggtggagggtggtgccagtgtagctgcggaagatggactgttccacatatcctacaaagaggcaggcatagctggggcccatgcgggtgtccatggctactcctttggtttggaggaagtgggaggattggaaagagaagttgttcagagtgaggaccagttcagtcaatcgaaggagggtgtcagtggaagggtactggttggtacggtggcaaaggaagaagcggagggctttgagtccttcatgatgggggatggaggtgtacagggactggatgtccatggtgaagataaggcgttggggaccggggaagcgaaaatcatggaggaggtagagggcgtgggtggtgtcccgaacgtaggtggggagttcttggactatgggggacaggaccgtgtcgagatatgcagagatgagttcattggggcaggagcaggctgagacaatgggttggccggggcagtcaggtttgtggattttgggcaggaggtagaaacgggaaGTGTGtgattgtgggactatgaggttggaggcggtggatgggagatcccctgtgGTGATGAGggtatggatggtctgggagatgatggtttggtggtgggaggtggggtcatggtcaagggggcagtaggaggtggTGTCCGCGAGCTAGCATTTAgtctcagcggtgtaaaggttggtgcgccaaactactaccgcgcctcccttgtctgccagtttgatagtgAAGTTGGGGTTGaaatggagggagtggagggctgcacgttgcgagggtgagaggttgaagtgggtgagaggggtggagaggttgaggcggttaatgtcgcagcggcagttggctatgaagagatcgagggcaggtaagaggccagcacggggtgtccaagtGGATGGAGCTTAgctgaatgagaggtgatcacctTGAAACATGCAAGATCTTGAGGGGTGCTGATAGAGTCACTTCTAGGAGATGTTTCTTGTTATGGCTATCGGCTAGAATTAGAAGACACAGTTAGGAGGTTGGGGGGAGGTTTTTACCACAGTTAGGAGGTTTCCCATTTAAGATGAAGGTaaggagtttttttttctcttgaatcATGTGGAATTTGCTACATacacagcagtggaggcagagtcaTTAATTAGTTTTAAGGTTGAGTTAGCTGGAGAGTCAAGGGGTACTGGGGTAGACAGAAGAGTGGAATTGAGACCGCAATCacttcagccatgattttatcaaATGCTGGTGGAGCAGGCTTCTGCGGTATTAACAGCATTCTCCTAATTCcaattcatatatttctgtgcATGTTTGTATAAAAACAAGATTGATACAGGGAACCAGTTAACACAGTatatttagatttccaaaagacattcactAAGATATTACATAAAAGGTTACTACACAAGCTAACAGCTCATTGTAATATATTAGCATTAATTCAAGGTTGGCTGATTAACAGGAAAACAAAGTCTTAATAATTGCATCAATTTTAGATCAACAAGCTATAATTTGTGGAATTCCACAGGATTCAACACTAGGGCCCCAAATATTGCAATCTACATTCATAACTTTGATAAAtggatggaatatattgttgtcCAATTTGTTGATAATAGCTGGGAATGCAATCGCAGAGTCATAGAGGTTAACAGCATGGatagaggcccttcggcccaacttgtccatgttgtcCAATTTTCACATTTAAACTTGTTTCCAGAGGAGAACACAAATACTTAGGATTTATAATTGCTGGCAATCCCAAAAGTAGCTGTGGGCATGATTTGAAAATTGCTTTCGCACAGGATGGCACAAGATCCCAATGTATCCAGAATGTGATGCAGTTTTCAACAAGTAAACAACAGTGGATTGTCCAGAACAAAACTTGCCTTTAATTAATTGCATGGTAAGCTAGTTGGAGAGGTAATCAAAAAAGTGTCATTGAGGCTGTTTTGGATTTTCAGTTGGCAGGGAGAGGGAATAGTGTCTGAAGCAAATCAGAGTGAACTTGATACACAGAGAGCGGAGAGTATCAGGCCTAATGGAGGTACTCAATAATTCATTTCAAAAATGGCCAACCAATTTTCAGCTGCTGAACCAGTGGCATAGAGTGGCTTTGCTGTTATGGAAAATGTCACCCTTCTCATTAATGAGGAGTTTTTGAGATAGACATTATGCTGTGGCATCGCTGATGCAGGTTAGGTTGGACAAGGTGCACAATTCACCACTGATGAATTCTCCCagtgtcattgagtcattgattATACCAATGTAACCATCAAAGCACAAGTGACATCTACTCATTGCATCAATGTGCCATCAGTAATGCTGAGCATTCCATGTGGaa
The genomic region above belongs to Chiloscyllium punctatum isolate Juve2018m chromosome 10, sChiPun1.3, whole genome shotgun sequence and contains:
- the LOC140481992 gene encoding gamma-crystallin M2, with amino-acid sequence MGKVIFYEDRNFQGRHYECSSDCADLSPYFSRCNSIRVEGGCWVVYEKPNYMGYQYVLTKGEYPDYQRWMGFNDNIRSCRTYSYSSDGSYRMKIYERPDFGGQMMEFMDDCPSVYDRFRYRDIHSCHVMDGYWIFYEHPDYRGRQYFMRPGEYKKFSDWGATCPTIGSFRRVMDF